In the genome of Caulobacter flavus, the window CCCGAAGGCCGCAAGTTCCTGGTCATCGACGCGGCCATGAACGACCTGGTGCGCCCGGCCATGTACGACGCCTTCCACGACATCCGCCCGGTCCAAGGCGAAAAGTCCGGCGAGGCCGTCTACGACGTGGTCGGCCCGGTCTGCGAGACCGGCGACACCTTCACCCGCGACCGCGCCCTGCCGGTGTTCGGGCCGGGCGATCTGGTGGCCTTCATGTCGGCCGGCGCCTACGGCTCGGCCATGGCCAGCGAGTACAACACCCGCCCGCTGGTCCCCGAGGTGCTGGTCGACGGCGACCGCTATGCCGTGATCCGCAAGCGCCCGACCTATGACGAGATGCTGGCCCGCGACCTGGTTCCGGACTGGGTCTGATCGCGACGGGCGGCGGCAAATTCTTGCGCGCCGCTTCGCCTTCCCCTCACCGCCCGCAAAGTCTCGCCCCCAAACGCCCTTTGGGCTAGAAGCCACGCCATGTCGCACAACACCTTCGGTCACCTGTTCCGCGTCACCACCTGGGGCGAGAGCCACGGGCCCGCCCTCGGCTGCGTCGTCGACGGCGTGCCGCCGGGCATCCTGCTGACGGCCGAAATGATCCAGGGCTTCCTCGACAAGCGCCGGCCGGGCAACGGCAAGTTCGTCACCCAGCGCCAGGAGCCGGACGCCGTACGCATCCTGTCGGGCGTGTTCGAGGACGAGCGCACCGGCGGCCAGCGCACGACCGGCACGCCGATCAGCCTGATGATCGAGAACACTGACCAGCGCAGCAAGGACTACGGCGAGATCGCCCAGGCCTTCCGCCCCGGTCACGCCGACTATCCCTATTTCGCCAAGTACGGCGTGCGCGACTATCGCGGCGGCGGCCGCAGCTCGGCCCGCGAGACCGCCGCGCGGGTGGCCGCCGGCGCCGTGGCGCGGCTGGTGATCCCGGGCGTCACGGTGCGCGCGGCGCTGGTGCAGATCGGTCCGCACAAGATCGACCGGGCGAACTGGGACTGGGCGCAGACCGAAGAGAACCCCTATTGGTCGCCGGACGCCGCGATCATTCCGGTGTGGGAAGAGCACCTGGAAAAGATCCGTAAAGCCGGCTCCTCGACCGGCGCCGTGGTCGAAGTGGAAGCGACGGGCGTGCCGGCCGGCTGGGGCGCGCCGCTGTACGGCAAGCTCGACGCCGAACTGGCCGCGGCCCTGATGTCGATCAACGCCGCCAAGGGCGTCGAGATCGGCGAGGGCTTCGACAGCGCCGCCCTGACCGGCGAGGACAACGCCGACATGATGCGCCTGGGCCCCAACGGCGAGCCTGAGTTCCTGTCCAACCACGCCGGCGGCGTGCTTGGCGGCCTGTCGACCGGCCAGCCGGTGGTCGCGCGCGTCGCCTTCAAGCCGACCTCGTCGATCCTGATCCCGCGCCAGACCCTCAACGAGGCCGGCGAGGAGATCGACCTGCGCACCAAGGGTCGCCACGATCCGTGCGTGGGCATTCGCGGCGTGCCGGTGGTCGAAGCGATGACCGCCTGCGTCCTTGCCGACGCCTTCCTGCGCCACCGCGCCCAGACCGGCGGCGGCGCCTTCCTGCCGGGCGGCGGCGGCGAGCGGGTCTGAGCGGGAATTGATCGCTGGCGTAGGTCTCTGACCCTCCAGCCCTCCGGGCCACCTCCCTCAGAGGGGGCTGGGTTCTCCCTGGGAGATTGGGCGGCGATCCAGGTCAGCCGCGCCCTTGCCGTTCGCGCCAGTCCTCGGGGCGGGTGATCATCGACGATCTGAGGAACGGCGACTGGACCCGGTCGTACTCGGCGACGCCAAGATTTCGACATATTTGGTCAAGCAGTTCCGAGCCGCCGATGTCCGGAACCGGCTCGCCGTGCAGCTCTCGCCACAGGGCCTGAGCCTCCTGTTTGATGATGTCTTCGCGGCGGGGCATCGTCTTAAGTCTCGACCATTCGACACACCAACAGTCGAACTTTCAGACTCGTTCCTGATTTTTTCGTTTACAATCGTTAAGAGAACTGCGCCGGGCATCTATGCTTGTATTATGTGTCGGCACGGCGACCCGCCAAAGTCGGCCACACGACAGCGTCCTCTGGTCGCGGAGATCGTAAACCTTTGATCGGCTAGAACGGCGCACCGTCGTTCCACGAGTTCATCACCCATGCGCGCTTCCCGCCTGCTTCTCGTTCCCGTCCTGCTGGCGACCGCCGTCGGCGCCCAGGGATGCCTGGCCGTGGCGGCCGGCGGCGCCGTCGTCGGCGCGACCGGGGCCGTGGTCGGCACGGCCGGCAAGGTCGCCGTGGGCACCGGCAAGGCCATCATCCCCGGCGAAAGCAAGAAAGACCGTGAAAAGCGCGAGTTCCGCGAGTGGAAGAAGGCTCAGCGGAACGACTGACGCCCCCTACTCCGCCGCCTGCGGGATCTGGTCGCCGACGGCGACGCCCTGCAGGTAGAGCGACAGCGGACGGATCTCGTAGGCGCCCGTGGGATTGGCCTCGCCCAGCGCGCGCGACGTCGAGGGCCTCGTCCATCGAGGCGCAGTCGACGACGTAGAAGCCCAGCATGGCCTCCTTGGTCTCGGCATAGGGGCCGTCCATCACCACCGGCGGCTCCTGGCCCTTGACCAGCGTCTTGGCCGAGCCGGTGAAGCCCAGACGCCCGGCCGGACCCAGCTTGCCCTCGGCATAGAGCCGGTCGTGGACCACCGACAGGTTGGCCATCACCGCCGCGTCCTCGGCCGGGGTCCAATTGGCGACCAGATCCTGGTCGTTGTAGCAGAGGATGGCGTAGAGCACGGCGGGGCCTCCCGGGTCATTCGGTGACGAGAGGGGTATCGCGACCGCCGTTCTCTGGAAAGAGGCCTCAGGCCTCGGGCGCCCCCTCTACGACCGTTTCCGACGCAGGCTCCTCCTCCGCGGCGACCGGATCGGGCGACGGCGGACGCGGCCGGCCCAGCCGCACGATCTTCTCCTCGGCGTTGCGGACCATGCGGGTCTGGTCGTTGAACTGCAGCAGGTGGCCGCAGACGGCGAAGAAGCCGCCGGGCATGCGGGTGTCGATCCCCTCGGCCAGGGTCATCAGATAGAGGCCGGCGGCCTGCAGCCGGCCCAGGACCTGCAGCAGGTCGACGATGTGGGCGGCGAAGGCGTGCAGACTAGGAACCACCAGCAGGTCGCCGGGCCGGGCCGAGACGATCGCCGCGTCCAGCCCGGGCTTGTGCACCGCCAGGGCGTAGCAGGCGTCGTGGTGCAGCGTCTCGCAACCGGCGGCGGTCAGCTTGTCCGCCAGCGGTCCGTCGAAGGTCGCCCCCCGAACGGGCGGGACCCGGAAGTAGCCGATCATGCGCATAGGCGCTGTGTGACGAACTCCGCGCCGCCGCGAAAGGGGCGACGGCCTCAAAGTCGGGGATAAGCTGCCCTACAGGCTGAGCGCGCAGCTCTCGCCGATGGTCGGGCGCGACAGCACCACGCGCGACAGGCCGGGGAACTGCGGCTTCAGGCGCTCGGCGAAATAGAGGCAGATGCGCTCCAGGGTCGGGCTCTCCAGCCCCGGGCGGTCGTTGAGCAGGCCGTGGTCGAGCTCGGTGGCGACGGCCTTGAGGGCGACGTCCAGGCTTTCCAGGTCGGCGACCCAGCCGGCCGCCTGCATGGCGCCCTTCACGCTGGCCTCGACGCGGAACGAGTGGCCGTGCAGCCGACGATAGCGGTGATCGCCGGGGCCTTGCTCAATATAGTGGGCCGCATCGAAATGCGCGGCCTTCGTGATCTCGAAGACGGGTTCGGACATGGACTTCTTTTATGACTAGGCCTGGGAGGCTCTAGCGCGCGGTCCTGTCACCAAACCGAGCGCCCTATCCGTCAGGGCAGGCCGAGATACTTGTGTGTCTGGACGCTTAAACGCCATTTGGGGTGGGCAAGGCAATAGGCGACGGCCAATTGCGTGTTCCTGTCGCGGTCCGGACCGTCCATCGGCTGCAGGTAGAAGCGCTCGAAATCCATGTCCGCGAAGCGTTCCGGCATGGCCTTGTCCTGCGGAAAGACCAGCTTCAGCTCCTGGCCCGAGGTCTGCACGACCGGGGCGTCGGCCTTGGGGCTGACGCAGATCCAGTCGATGCCGTCGATGGCCGGCAGGGTACCGTTGCTTTCCATGGCGATCTGGAAGCCGCGCGCGTGCAGGGCCTCGACGATCGCCGCGTCCAGTTGCAGCAGCGGCTCGCCGCCGGTGCAGACCACCAGGCGGTCGTCCGGACCGCCGGTCCAGGCGGCCTCGACCGCGTCGGCCAGGGCGTCGGCCGTGGCGAACTTGCCCCCGCCCTCGCCGTCCGTGCCCACGAAGTCGGTGTCGCAGAAGGTGCAGACGGCCTTGTGGCGGTCCTGCTCGCGGCCGGTCCACAGGTTGCAGCCCGAGAAGCGGCAGAACACGGCGGCCTTGCCCGCCTGGCCGCCTTCGCCCTGCAGGGTCAGGAAGATCTCTTTGACGGAATAGGTCACGGAACCAGGGCCTCGCGACCGGCCGCGTCCCATTCGGCGTAGCCCTTCTCGCGCAGCTCGCAGGCCGGGCATTCGCCGCAGCCATGGCCCCACGGGTGAAGCTGCCCCCGTTCGCCCTGGTAGCAGGTGTGGCTCTCGACCACGATCAGGTCCACCAGGTCCTCGCCGCCCAGTTGCTTGGCCAGGGCCCAGGTCTCCGCCTTCGTCAGGTACATCAGCGGGGTCTCGACGCGGAAATCGCGGTCCATGCCCAGGTTCATGGCGCTCTGCATGGCGTCCAGCGTGTCGCGGCGGCAGTCGGGATAGCCCGAAAAGTCGGTCTCGCACATGCCGCCGACCAGGGCGTCGATGCCCCGGCGG includes:
- the aroC gene encoding chorismate synthase, which codes for MSHNTFGHLFRVTTWGESHGPALGCVVDGVPPGILLTAEMIQGFLDKRRPGNGKFVTQRQEPDAVRILSGVFEDERTGGQRTTGTPISLMIENTDQRSKDYGEIAQAFRPGHADYPYFAKYGVRDYRGGGRSSARETAARVAAGAVARLVIPGVTVRAALVQIGPHKIDRANWDWAQTEENPYWSPDAAIIPVWEEHLEKIRKAGSSTGAVVEVEATGVPAGWGAPLYGKLDAELAAALMSINAAKGVEIGEGFDSAALTGEDNADMMRLGPNGEPEFLSNHAGGVLGGLSTGQPVVARVAFKPTSSILIPRQTLNEAGEEIDLRTKGRHDPCVGIRGVPVVEAMTACVLADAFLRHRAQTGGGAFLPGGGGERV
- a CDS encoding 6-carboxytetrahydropterin synthase, encoding MSEPVFEITKAAHFDAAHYIEQGPGDHRYRRLHGHSFRVEASVKGAMQAAGWVADLESLDVALKAVATELDHGLLNDRPGLESPTLERICLYFAERLKPQFPGLSRVVLSRPTIGESCALSL
- the queE gene encoding 7-carboxy-7-deazaguanine synthase; protein product: MTYSVKEIFLTLQGEGGQAGKAAVFCRFSGCNLWTGREQDRHKAVCTFCDTDFVGTDGEGGGKFATADALADAVEAAWTGGPDDRLVVCTGGEPLLQLDAAIVEALHARGFQIAMESNGTLPAIDGIDWICVSPKADAPVVQTSGQELKLVFPQDKAMPERFADMDFERFYLQPMDGPDRDRNTQLAVAYCLAHPKWRLSVQTHKYLGLP
- a CDS encoding recombinase family protein yields the protein MIGYFRVPPVRGATFDGPLADKLTAAGCETLHHDACYALAVHKPGLDAAIVSARPGDLLVVPSLHAFAAHIVDLLQVLGRLQAAGLYLMTLAEGIDTRMPGGFFAVCGHLLQFNDQTRMVRNAEEKIVRLGRPRPPSPDPVAAEEEPASETVVEGAPEA
- a CDS encoding YciI family protein, with product MLYAILCYNDQDLVANWTPAEDAAVMANLSVVHDRLYAEGKLGPAGRLGFTGSAKTLVKGQEPPVVMDGPYAETKEAMLGFYVVDCASMDEALDVARAGRGQSHGRLRDPSAVALPAGRRRRRPDPAGGGVGGVSRSAEPSSTRGTRAFHGLSCFRRG